The Candidatus Methanomethylicota archaeon nucleotide sequence TTTCTAGAAGTCACTTGCTTCACCAAAATAAATATTGAGAGTTACAATACATATAAAATTTACTAATAATTAACCCTTTTTATATAAAAAATGGTGAAATCTAAGTTAGAATACACCCATTTACAGATTGATGGAAGTAGCATCAAGTAAACCTCCATCAACACTATTATAAGCATGATTCACATTTTATTTGATGACAGCATATGTGGATGATGTCTCGGTGATCTCATGGTTAAAGCTTTGAGGATTAGGGTTGTGGGTGTAGTTCAGGGGGTTGGATTTAGACCATTCATATATAGGCTTGCCACAAGCCTAAACCTTAAGGGGTATGTTGTCAATCTTGGTGGTAGTGAAG carries:
- a CDS encoding acylphosphatase, giving the protein MVKALRIRVVGVVQGVGFRPFIYRLATSLNLKGYVVNLGGSE